A genomic region of Oenanthe melanoleuca isolate GR-GAL-2019-014 chromosome 25, OMel1.0, whole genome shotgun sequence contains the following coding sequences:
- the LOC130262899 gene encoding keratin-associated protein 5-4-like: protein MCSRQDKDQCHRQQRQSSGGCHSSGGGGCHSSGGGGCHSSGGSGGCHSSGGSSGGCHSSGGGGCHSSGGSGGCHSSGGGGCHGKPQQQQQQQQVQVQQVPQMPQQKMK, encoded by the coding sequence ATGTGCTCCCGCCAGGACAAGGACCAGTGCCACCGGCAGCAGCGCCAGAGCAGCGGTGGCTGTCACAGCTCGGGGGGTGGCGGCTGTCACAGCTCGGGAGGTGGCGGCTGCCACAGCTCCGGCGGCTCCGGGGGCTGTCACAGCTCCGGGGGCAGCTCTGGTGGCTGTCACAGCTCCGGTGGTGGCGGCTGTCACAGCTCTGGTGGCTCCGGGggctgtcacagctctgggggtgGCGGCTGCCACGGGaagccgcagcagcagcagcagcagcagcaggtgcaggTGCAGCAAGTGCCGCAGATGCCgcagcagaaaatgaagtgA
- the LOC130262796 gene encoding Fc receptor-like A isoform X1, whose translation MAGDTGMAGKVALLLWAQTVFLAGATQLLVQPPWTPAVLWDRVTLTCQGSGTDGDTLWYKEGRRWEPEGRDSFTVTESGTYQCHIPGSGYSPPVRVSNDSLVLQVPAGALLEGDTVTLRCRSWRDLRRNSVSFYRDGKRLATLHNGTELSLSHLELQHSGNFTCRWGWAIFQPFRSAPVPVTVQELFTVPLLEGPPELPEGSPLNLSCLSTPSPLRPPAPLLYRFYRDGQSVGGPQGSPQLLVPAVGVSHSGNYSCEVRSEGGTVRKSSARLGVTVRTLSVSPQCPWPLDTPGAQWLRGSLCPCCSWSCSLWPCTGGSTRVPGSARKGPPPVQDPQATYMELRGPRGQPWEPGDIYDNLQPKL comes from the exons ATGgccggggacaccgggatggcCGGGAaggtggcactgctgctgtggg cccagaccgTGTTCCTCGCTG GTgccacccagctcctggtgcagccCCCCTGGACTCCGGCGGTGCTGTGGGACCGGGTGACACTGACCTGCCAGGGCTCGGGGACCGACGGGGACACCCTCTGGTACAAGGAGGGGCGGCGCTGGGAGCCGGAGGGACGCGACAGCTTCACTGTCACCGAGAGTGGCACCTACCAGTGTCACATACCCGGCAGTGGGTACAGCCCACCCGTGAGGGTGTCAAATG actcgctggtgctgcaggtgccgGCGGGGGCGCTGCTGGagggggacacggtgacactgcGCTGCCGGAGCTGGCGGGACTTGAGGCGCAACTCCGTCTCCTTCTACCGCGACGGGAAGAGATTGGCGACTCTCCACAATGGCACcgagctgtccctgtcccatctggagctgcagcacagcgGCAACTTCACCTGCCGCTGGGGCTGGGCGATATTTCAGCCCTTCCGTTCGGCGCCGGTGCCAGTGACAGTGCAGG agcTCTTCACGGTGCCGCTGCTGGAGGGTCCCCCCGAGCTCCCCGAGGGGTCCCCCCTCaatctcagctgcctcagcacccccagccccctgcggcccccagcccccctcctGTACCGCTTCTACCGGGACGGGCAGTCGGTGGGGGGCCCGCAGGGGTCCCCGCAGCTCCTGGTGCCCGCCGTGGGGGTCTCCCACTCGGGGAATTACAGCTGCGAGGTGCGCTCCGAGGGGGGAACCGTGCGGaagagcagcgcccggctcggCGTCACGGTGCGCA CCCTGTccgtgtccccgcagtgccCGTGGCCGCTGGACACCCCTGGAGCTCAG tggcTGCGGGGGTCGTTGTGTCCCTGCTGTTCCTGGTCCTGCTCGCTGTGGCCTTGCACTGGCGGATCCACGCGG GTGCCAGGAAGCGCCAGGAAAG GGCCCCCCCCCGTGCAGGACCCTCAGGCCACCTACATGGAGCTGCGGGGGCCGcgtgggcagccctgggaacCCGGTGACATCTATGACAACCTGCAGCCAAAGCTGTGA
- the LOC130262796 gene encoding Fc receptor-like protein 3 isoform X2 — MAGDTGMAGKVALLLWAQTVFLAGATQLLVQPPWTPAVLWDRVTLTCQGSGTDGDTLWYKEGRRWEPEGRDSFTVTESGTYQCHIPGSGYSPPVRVSNDSLVLQVPAGALLEGDTVTLRCRSWRDLRRNSVSFYRDGKRLATLHNGTELSLSHLELQHSGNFTCRWGWAIFQPFRSAPVPVTVQELFTVPLLEGPPELPEGSPLNLSCLSTPSPLRPPAPLLYRFYRDGQSVGGPQGSPQLLVPAVGVSHSGNYSCEVRSEGGTVRKSSARLGVTVRMPVAAGHPWSSVAAGVVVSLLFLVLLAVALHWRIHAGARKRQERAPPRAGPSGHLHGAAGAAWAALGTR, encoded by the exons ATGgccggggacaccgggatggcCGGGAaggtggcactgctgctgtggg cccagaccgTGTTCCTCGCTG GTgccacccagctcctggtgcagccCCCCTGGACTCCGGCGGTGCTGTGGGACCGGGTGACACTGACCTGCCAGGGCTCGGGGACCGACGGGGACACCCTCTGGTACAAGGAGGGGCGGCGCTGGGAGCCGGAGGGACGCGACAGCTTCACTGTCACCGAGAGTGGCACCTACCAGTGTCACATACCCGGCAGTGGGTACAGCCCACCCGTGAGGGTGTCAAATG actcgctggtgctgcaggtgccgGCGGGGGCGCTGCTGGagggggacacggtgacactgcGCTGCCGGAGCTGGCGGGACTTGAGGCGCAACTCCGTCTCCTTCTACCGCGACGGGAAGAGATTGGCGACTCTCCACAATGGCACcgagctgtccctgtcccatctggagctgcagcacagcgGCAACTTCACCTGCCGCTGGGGCTGGGCGATATTTCAGCCCTTCCGTTCGGCGCCGGTGCCAGTGACAGTGCAGG agcTCTTCACGGTGCCGCTGCTGGAGGGTCCCCCCGAGCTCCCCGAGGGGTCCCCCCTCaatctcagctgcctcagcacccccagccccctgcggcccccagcccccctcctGTACCGCTTCTACCGGGACGGGCAGTCGGTGGGGGGCCCGCAGGGGTCCCCGCAGCTCCTGGTGCCCGCCGTGGGGGTCTCCCACTCGGGGAATTACAGCTGCGAGGTGCGCTCCGAGGGGGGAACCGTGCGGaagagcagcgcccggctcggCGTCACGGTGCGCA tgccCGTGGCCGCTGGACACCCCTGGAGCTCAG tggcTGCGGGGGTCGTTGTGTCCCTGCTGTTCCTGGTCCTGCTCGCTGTGGCCTTGCACTGGCGGATCCACGCGG GTGCCAGGAAGCGCCAGGAAAG GGCCCCCCCCCGTGCAGGACCCTCAGGCCACCTACATGGAGCTGCGGGGGCCGcgtgggcagccctgggaacCCGGTGA